From Meiothermus sp. CFH 77666, one genomic window encodes:
- a CDS encoding glycosyltransferase: MVSVLIPTYNRPQFLLRALRSLQLQLYPDWEAVVVDDGDGSGILAAHSLRDPRILGVRNEGRGQVHARNTGLSHATGSIIALLDDDDWWLDPTHLYRVVRALRAQAGLVYRGGYLVLERDGLELERIPFDLKASPFSLRTDNHLLATGAAYPRFLHDELGPFDPEMADYWDWDWYLRVTSAGYPLIQLPGRGVAVSMHGANMSYAARQGERQQNLERLSSKHGLGRLELKDHRIIAGAA, from the coding sequence ATGGTCAGTGTGCTGATTCCCACCTACAATCGGCCCCAGTTCTTGCTGCGGGCCTTGCGCTCGCTCCAGCTTCAGCTTTACCCCGACTGGGAAGCGGTGGTGGTGGACGATGGCGACGGCTCGGGCATCCTGGCCGCCCACAGCCTGCGCGACCCCCGCATCCTGGGGGTTCGCAACGAGGGGCGGGGGCAGGTGCACGCCCGCAACACCGGGCTGTCCCATGCCACCGGCTCGATAATTGCCCTGCTCGACGACGACGACTGGTGGCTCGACCCCACCCACCTGTACCGGGTGGTGCGGGCCCTCCGAGCGCAGGCCGGGCTGGTCTACCGGGGCGGCTACCTGGTTTTGGAGCGCGACGGTCTGGAACTCGAGCGCATCCCCTTCGACCTCAAAGCCAGCCCCTTCTCGCTCCGCACCGACAACCACCTGCTCGCCACCGGCGCGGCCTATCCGCGCTTTTTGCACGACGAGCTGGGCCCCTTCGACCCCGAGATGGCCGACTACTGGGACTGGGACTGGTATCTGCGCGTGACCTCGGCGGGCTACCCGCTCATTCAGCTTCCCGGCAGGGGCGTTGCGGTTTCCATGCACGGAGCCAATATGTCCTATGCCGCCCGCCAGGGGGAGCGCCAGCAAAACCTCGAGCGGCTCTCGAGCAAACACGGCCTGGGCAGGCTCGAGCTCAAAGACCACCGCATCATCGCCGGTGCTGCCTGA